From Rudanella lutea DSM 19387, a single genomic window includes:
- a CDS encoding SDR family oxidoreductase — protein sequence MAEHKLSGQTALVTGASSGIGAGVARALGQAGANVVVNYVSNADEAEAIVAEIKQQGVEAIAIRADVSQEHQVQAMFRQAVEQFGTIDILVNNAGLQRDAPFHDMTLQQWQTVIDVNLTGQFLCAREAIREFLRRGPRPEVSRATGKIICMSSVHELIPWAGHVNYASSKGAIKMLMQSLAQEYGDRQIRVNSICPGAIQTPINTAAWSTPQALNSLMTLIPYNRIGQPDDVGKLAVFLASDDSDYITGASIFIDGGMTVFEGFATGG from the coding sequence ATGGCAGAACATAAATTAAGTGGGCAAACAGCCCTTGTTACCGGAGCGAGTTCTGGAATTGGAGCTGGTGTGGCCCGGGCGCTCGGACAGGCGGGGGCCAATGTGGTGGTCAACTACGTCAGCAACGCCGATGAGGCTGAGGCCATTGTGGCCGAAATTAAGCAACAGGGCGTGGAGGCCATAGCTATCCGGGCCGATGTGTCGCAGGAACATCAGGTACAGGCCATGTTTCGGCAGGCCGTTGAGCAATTCGGGACGATTGATATTCTGGTGAATAATGCCGGGCTTCAGCGTGATGCTCCCTTTCATGACATGACCCTGCAACAGTGGCAAACCGTGATCGACGTGAACCTGACAGGGCAGTTTTTGTGCGCTCGTGAGGCTATCCGCGAGTTTTTGCGCCGAGGGCCGCGCCCGGAGGTGTCGCGGGCTACGGGTAAAATTATCTGCATGAGTTCGGTGCATGAACTAATTCCGTGGGCGGGCCACGTGAACTATGCCTCGTCGAAAGGGGCCATCAAAATGCTCATGCAGTCGCTGGCGCAGGAGTACGGCGACCGGCAGATTCGGGTCAACAGCATTTGTCCCGGTGCCATTCAGACGCCTATCAATACGGCGGCCTGGAGCACTCCGCAGGCGTTGAACAGCCTGATGACGCTCATCCCGTACAACCGCATCGGCCAACCCGACGACGTGGGAAAACTGGCCGTTTTTCTGGCTTCCGATGATTCGGACTACATCACCGGGGCAAGCATCTTCATCGACGGTGGCATGACCGTGTTTGAGGGCTTTGCCACGGGCGGTTGA
- a CDS encoding MGH1-like glycoside hydrolase domain-containing protein yields the protein MPTSSPQPDAERLRVLANDQKPVPLEKWGPYLSDRQWGTVREDYSANGDAWNYFPHDHARARVYRWGEDGLLGISDRRQHVCFGLALWNHSDRILKERLFGLTNGEGNHGEDVKELYYYLDNTPTHSYMNALYKYPQGPFPYEQLLTENARRSRNDTEFELLDTGIFDGGRYFDVVVEYAKNNPDDVCIRITVTNRGPQPADLTLLPTLWCRNRWAFEPNYEKPLINRRPDMPMGGVAHLKHPRLGDYYFYYQPTDTALMTENETNTSRLFNMPNENPFVKDAFHGAIAAQNDYLCTLLRENPTGTKFAPVYRLRIPAGDAKTVCLRLSKEANTRPFDEEFGEVFTRRIAEADQFHNRLVPAQATAEQKLIQRQALAGLLWSKQYYHYDIPRWLHGDPGHLPPPPERVLGRNNRWEHLNNEDVLSMPDKWEYPWYAAWDLAFHCVPMAMVDPGFAKHQLILLMREWYMSPQGQIPAYEWNFSDVNPPVHAWAALSVYRIERALHGNADVSFLKRVFQKLLINFTWWANRQDEEENNVFSGGFLGLDNIGVINRSHLPPGTLLEQADATAWMGMYALNMMDIALEITQFDPTFEDVATKFYEQYVLIAESLNGELWDDDEHFFYDLLHPNTGPSTKLRVRSVVGLTVLFAVSVIKHEKSQPLADFLKRMRFFQKYHRELGRPLPEQRVNAGGDILLSMISEERLVKLLEVMLDESEFLSPGGVRALSKYHEQHPYSVQIDGELHSIRYVPGDSDTGMFGGNSNWRGPVWMPINYLLIKALKKYHQFFGDTLTVEFPTGSGNRLTLREVSDRLARRMVSIFERDDTGNRPVHGPYNSFYSRPENVDLLLFFEYFHGDTAAGIGASHQTGWTAVVAELINDDAWEWE from the coding sequence ATGCCTACTTCTTCTCCCCAACCTGACGCCGAACGGCTGCGTGTTTTGGCCAACGATCAAAAGCCGGTGCCCCTCGAAAAATGGGGACCGTACCTGTCGGATCGGCAGTGGGGCACCGTCCGCGAAGATTACTCGGCCAATGGTGATGCCTGGAACTACTTCCCGCACGATCATGCCCGCGCGCGGGTGTACCGCTGGGGCGAAGATGGGCTACTGGGTATTTCGGACCGGCGGCAGCATGTGTGTTTCGGGCTCGCCCTCTGGAACCACTCCGACCGGATTCTGAAAGAACGCCTTTTTGGCCTGACCAATGGTGAGGGTAACCACGGCGAAGACGTGAAGGAGCTGTATTATTATCTCGACAACACGCCCACACACTCGTACATGAATGCCCTCTACAAGTATCCGCAGGGCCCGTTTCCGTACGAACAACTGCTGACCGAAAACGCCCGCCGTTCGCGAAACGATACCGAGTTTGAACTGCTCGATACGGGGATTTTCGACGGGGGGCGTTACTTCGATGTGGTTGTTGAATATGCCAAAAATAACCCCGACGATGTGTGTATTCGTATCACGGTCACCAATCGGGGGCCGCAACCGGCCGACCTGACATTACTCCCCACTCTTTGGTGCCGCAACCGCTGGGCTTTCGAGCCGAATTACGAAAAACCGCTTATCAACCGGCGGCCCGATATGCCCATGGGCGGAGTGGCCCACCTGAAACACCCCCGGCTGGGCGACTACTACTTTTACTACCAGCCAACCGACACCGCGTTGATGACCGAAAACGAAACCAACACGAGTCGGTTATTCAACATGCCCAATGAGAATCCGTTTGTGAAAGATGCGTTTCATGGGGCCATTGCTGCTCAAAACGATTACCTATGTACGCTGCTCCGCGAAAACCCGACGGGTACCAAGTTTGCGCCCGTGTACCGGCTTCGTATCCCGGCTGGAGATGCAAAAACGGTCTGTTTGCGGCTGTCGAAAGAGGCAAATACCCGGCCGTTTGACGAGGAATTTGGTGAGGTGTTTACCCGTCGAATAGCCGAGGCCGACCAATTCCATAACCGGCTGGTTCCGGCGCAGGCCACGGCCGAGCAGAAGCTGATTCAGCGGCAGGCACTGGCGGGGTTGCTCTGGTCGAAACAATATTATCACTACGACATACCGCGCTGGCTCCACGGCGACCCCGGCCACCTGCCTCCTCCGCCTGAGCGGGTGCTGGGCCGCAACAATCGTTGGGAACACCTCAACAATGAAGACGTCCTCTCGATGCCCGACAAGTGGGAGTACCCGTGGTACGCGGCCTGGGATCTGGCGTTTCATTGTGTTCCGATGGCGATGGTCGATCCAGGCTTTGCCAAGCATCAGCTCATTTTGCTCATGCGCGAGTGGTACATGAGCCCACAGGGGCAGATACCGGCTTACGAATGGAATTTTTCGGATGTAAACCCGCCTGTTCATGCCTGGGCGGCCCTGTCGGTGTACCGGATTGAGCGGGCCTTGCACGGCAACGCCGACGTGTCGTTTCTGAAACGGGTATTTCAGAAGCTGCTGATCAATTTTACGTGGTGGGCCAACCGGCAGGACGAAGAAGAAAACAACGTGTTTAGCGGTGGCTTTCTGGGGCTCGACAACATTGGGGTCATTAACCGGAGCCACCTGCCGCCGGGTACGCTGCTCGAACAGGCCGATGCCACCGCCTGGATGGGCATGTACGCCCTCAACATGATGGACATTGCGCTGGAGATCACCCAATTCGATCCGACGTTTGAAGACGTGGCCACCAAGTTTTACGAACAGTACGTGCTCATTGCTGAGTCGCTGAACGGGGAGTTGTGGGACGATGACGAACACTTTTTCTACGACCTGCTGCACCCCAACACAGGCCCTTCGACCAAGCTACGGGTACGCTCGGTGGTGGGGCTCACGGTCTTGTTTGCCGTGTCGGTGATCAAGCACGAAAAGAGTCAGCCGCTGGCCGATTTTCTGAAGCGGATGCGGTTTTTCCAGAAATACCACCGCGAACTCGGTCGGCCCCTGCCCGAGCAGCGGGTCAATGCCGGGGGCGACATTCTGCTGTCGATGATTTCGGAAGAGCGGCTGGTGAAACTGCTGGAGGTGATGCTTGATGAGTCGGAGTTTTTGTCGCCGGGGGGCGTCCGGGCTTTGTCGAAATACCACGAACAGCATCCGTACAGTGTGCAGATCGACGGTGAGCTTCATAGTATCCGGTACGTCCCCGGCGACTCCGACACGGGCATGTTTGGCGGTAACTCCAACTGGCGTGGGCCGGTCTGGATGCCGATCAATTACCTGCTCATCAAGGCGTTGAAAAAGTACCATCAGTTTTTCGGCGATACGCTGACGGTCGAGTTTCCAACGGGGTCGGGCAACCGGCTCACCCTGCGTGAGGTATCGGACCGGCTGGCCCGGCGGATGGTGTCTATTTTTGAGCGCGACGATACGGGCAACCGGCCGGTTCACGGGCCGTACAACTCATTTTACAGTCGACCCGAAAACGTCGATCTGCTGTTGTTTTTCGAGTACTTCCACGGCGATACGGCGGCCGGCATCGGGGCCAGTCACCAAACCGGCTGGACAGCCGTGGTGGCCGAACTCATCAACGACGATGCCTGGGAGTGGGAGTGA
- a CDS encoding type II toxin-antitoxin system VapC family toxin: MEQSYLADTQIVIWSVINPSMIIPAVQTILQENVILVSEVSLLEIAIKQKIGRLPGLALSTDALADQLQSDGFHLLPIDRKHITAYDRIPLYGQHRDPFDRLLLATALVEGTPLISADEHFPLYSPFVRIIQA; encoded by the coding sequence ATGGAGCAATCGTATCTGGCCGATACGCAGATTGTGATTTGGAGTGTCATTAACCCTTCAATGATTATTCCTGCTGTACAAACTATTTTGCAAGAAAATGTCATTCTGGTTAGTGAGGTTAGCTTGCTTGAAATTGCAATTAAACAGAAAATAGGGCGGCTGCCAGGCTTGGCCCTGTCGACCGATGCCCTTGCCGATCAGCTACAGTCTGACGGATTTCACCTCTTACCCATCGACCGTAAGCATATTACCGCTTACGACCGTATTCCTTTGTACGGCCAACATCGTGATCCTTTCGACCGATTGTTATTAGCCACAGCTTTAGTTGAAGGCACTCCGCTTATTTCGGCCGATGAGCATTTCCCGCTTTACTCGCCCTTCGTGCGAATCATTCAGGCATAG
- a CDS encoding element excision factor XisH family protein: MARDLYHEAAKKALIQDGWTITHDPLRIAIGRRQAYIDLGAKDLVGAERDGRTIAVEIKSFLNPSLLDDLYHAVGQYQLYRLALAEREPGTVLYLALPSTAWQIIDEDQISDFFSRLAIRVLIFDPLSNQVTKWIN; encoded by the coding sequence ATGGCAAGAGATCTTTACCATGAAGCGGCTAAAAAAGCGCTTATTCAGGATGGATGGACCATCACGCACGATCCGTTACGAATTGCTATTGGCCGTCGGCAGGCTTACATTGATTTAGGGGCTAAAGATTTGGTGGGGGCCGAACGCGACGGGAGAACCATCGCAGTAGAGATCAAAAGCTTTTTGAATCCGTCTTTGTTAGATGATCTATACCATGCTGTGGGGCAGTATCAGCTTTATCGACTCGCACTCGCAGAGCGTGAGCCAGGTACGGTGCTTTATTTAGCGTTGCCATCGACAGCCTGGCAGATTATTGACGAAGACCAAATTAGTGACTTCTTTAGTCGGCTGGCTATTCGAGTGCTGATTTTTGATCCGCTATCAAACCAAGTGACAAAATGGATAAACTAG
- a CDS encoding XisI protein, producing the protein MDKLDRYRQLIQQLLIEQTSVPYAYGEITIETIFDTANDRYMLADVGWDRTGRVYGIIAHIDIIGGKFWIQRDGTEESIPVMLLNKGVPREDIVVAYRTPAERELMGFAVA; encoded by the coding sequence ATGGATAAACTAGATAGATACCGCCAATTGATTCAACAACTATTGATTGAACAAACCAGCGTGCCGTATGCATACGGAGAGATAACTATTGAAACCATTTTTGATACAGCTAACGACCGGTATATGCTTGCCGATGTGGGCTGGGACCGTACGGGGCGCGTGTACGGTATCATTGCACATATTGATATTATCGGTGGCAAATTCTGGATACAACGCGACGGAACCGAAGAAAGTATTCCGGTCATGCTCTTGAACAAAGGAGTTCCTCGAGAAGACATTGTTGTAGCGTATCGGACCCCAGCTGAGCGGGAACTAATGGGGTTTGCTGTTGCCTGA
- a CDS encoding TonB-dependent receptor — MRFFLFTSLFLLLALGAAHAQTHTLQGLITDPDRKPIEGAVVAVVKAADSTFVKAALTDASGQFLVVNLPTGSFRVSVNYLGYQPYLSAPFGFEAGLSTHTLPDIRLVPAEKTLGEVQVTARKAFVEQRIDRVTVNPDALISNAGTTSLDVLEKSPGVQVDANGNISLRGRSGVVVFVDDKPTYLSAADLANYLRSLPAGSVEAIDIMTNPPARYDAAGNAGVINIRLKKTKARGFNGGLNLSYGQGRYHRSNNSANLNYRTGNLNFFGNASLNTVNMYQDLTIWREYFLPNGNLESRFTQNSYIRRRLNGATLKAGFDWLITPKSTFGVVLSGFRNPTLATITNSARVSDATDKLTARVEALSRADKVLRNGSVNLNFTHSFDSTGRELTTNVDYLTYRSDLSQSLANRVFATGQTNENTLLDSSLPTSIDILTAKLDYVHPLAKGSKLAGGAKLSRIQTGNRASFFDVIDGQPRPNYTFSNAFNYAERIQAGYLNYNVERGRLSVQTGLRFENTAIEGHQLGNPEVKDSSFTRQYNNLFPTVYATYRLDSAGKHQLGLSFSRRIDRPDYQAMNPFTYPLDRFTLYGGNPFLRPTFSGNLEISHTWNSTITTTLRYSRVKDVITETIEQRSPVFYSRPGNIGQQISYGVAINGSYQPAKWWTIQFYTEVMHNRFRAQLGTQLLDNAGTYWHVAPTNQFRLSATWNAELGGMYQTRAYFGQFVVIPVGQVRVAVSMKVLKNKGTAKLALSDVLYTNQVGGTIKGLANSTARWYSYLDSRVVTVSFSYRFSNGQTLKQRQTGGSDTEQQRVKS; from the coding sequence ATGCGTTTCTTTCTCTTTACTTCGCTCTTTCTTCTGCTTGCTCTCGGTGCTGCTCACGCGCAAACGCACACCCTTCAGGGCCTCATCACCGATCCCGACCGCAAACCGATTGAGGGCGCCGTGGTAGCGGTAGTCAAAGCCGCCGACTCAACCTTTGTCAAAGCAGCCCTGACCGATGCAAGCGGTCAGTTTCTGGTTGTAAACCTGCCAACCGGATCGTTTCGGGTGTCGGTGAATTACCTGGGCTATCAGCCTTACCTCAGTGCCCCGTTCGGGTTTGAAGCCGGACTGTCTACGCACACCCTTCCCGATATTCGGCTGGTACCGGCCGAAAAAACGCTCGGCGAAGTGCAGGTAACCGCCCGAAAAGCTTTTGTGGAGCAGCGCATCGACCGGGTTACGGTTAATCCGGACGCCCTCATCAGCAATGCGGGCACCACGTCGCTCGATGTGCTCGAAAAATCGCCGGGTGTGCAGGTCGATGCCAACGGCAACATCAGCCTGCGGGGGCGGAGCGGAGTGGTCGTATTCGTCGACGATAAGCCCACCTATCTGTCGGCCGCCGACCTGGCCAATTACCTCCGGTCGCTACCAGCCGGCTCGGTCGAAGCCATCGACATTATGACCAACCCACCCGCCCGGTACGATGCGGCCGGTAACGCGGGTGTGATCAATATCCGGCTCAAAAAAACGAAAGCCCGTGGTTTCAACGGGGGACTCAACCTGAGCTATGGGCAGGGCCGTTACCACCGGAGCAACAACAGTGCGAACCTCAATTACCGAACGGGTAACCTTAATTTCTTTGGAAATGCGAGCCTCAACACGGTGAACATGTACCAGGACCTGACCATCTGGCGCGAGTATTTTCTGCCCAATGGCAACCTGGAGTCGCGGTTCACCCAAAACTCATACATCCGCCGTCGGCTCAACGGAGCCACGCTCAAGGCCGGTTTCGACTGGCTCATCACCCCAAAATCGACGTTCGGGGTGGTTTTAAGCGGTTTCCGCAACCCCACTCTGGCCACCATTACCAACAGCGCCCGCGTGAGTGATGCAACCGACAAACTAACCGCGCGCGTTGAGGCCCTCAGCCGAGCCGATAAGGTGCTCCGAAACGGCAGCGTGAACCTGAATTTTACCCACTCGTTCGACAGTACCGGGCGCGAACTCACCACCAACGTCGACTATCTGACGTACCGTTCTGACCTGAGCCAATCGCTCGCCAATCGGGTATTCGCAACCGGGCAGACTAACGAGAACACCCTACTGGATTCGTCGCTACCCACTTCCATTGATATTCTGACGGCCAAGCTGGATTATGTGCATCCGCTGGCAAAAGGAAGTAAGCTGGCAGGCGGGGCCAAGCTAAGCCGTATTCAGACGGGCAACCGAGCGAGCTTTTTCGACGTGATCGACGGACAGCCGCGGCCCAACTACACCTTTTCGAACGCGTTCAACTACGCTGAGCGCATTCAGGCCGGGTACCTCAATTACAACGTCGAACGCGGGCGGCTGTCGGTACAAACGGGGCTTCGGTTTGAGAACACGGCCATTGAAGGCCACCAGTTAGGAAACCCGGAAGTAAAAGACTCGTCGTTCACGCGGCAATACAACAATCTTTTCCCGACGGTTTATGCCACGTACCGGCTCGACTCAGCCGGCAAACATCAGCTTGGGCTCTCGTTCAGCCGCCGAATCGACCGGCCCGACTATCAGGCCATGAATCCCTTCACCTACCCCCTCGATCGGTTTACGCTCTACGGTGGCAACCCGTTTTTGCGACCTACGTTTTCGGGCAATCTGGAGATATCGCATACCTGGAACAGCACCATCACAACAACCCTGCGTTACAGCCGGGTAAAAGACGTTATCACCGAAACAATTGAGCAGCGGAGCCCCGTGTTTTACAGCCGCCCCGGCAACATCGGCCAACAGATCAGCTACGGCGTGGCAATCAATGGCTCGTACCAGCCCGCCAAATGGTGGACAATCCAGTTTTACACGGAGGTGATGCACAACCGTTTCCGCGCCCAACTGGGCACTCAGTTGCTCGACAATGCGGGTACGTACTGGCACGTAGCCCCTACCAATCAGTTCAGGCTGAGTGCCACCTGGAATGCCGAGCTGGGCGGGATGTACCAGACCCGCGCTTATTTCGGGCAGTTTGTGGTGATTCCGGTGGGCCAGGTTCGGGTAGCGGTTTCGATGAAGGTGCTGAAAAATAAGGGGACGGCCAAGCTGGCTCTGAGCGATGTGCTGTACACCAATCAGGTTGGGGGCACCATCAAAGGGCTGGCCAATTCGACCGCCCGCTGGTACAGTTATCTGGACAGCCGCGTGGTAACCGTCTCTTTCTCGTACCGGTTCAGCAATGGTCAGACGCTCAAACAACGGCAAACCGGCGGGTCAGACACCGAACAACAGCGGGTAAAGAGCTAA
- the leuS gene encoding leucine--tRNA ligase — MADYNHRETEQKWRQFWDENQTYRTETDPAKPKYYVLDMFPYPSGAGLHVGHPLGYIASDIVSRYKRLQGFNVLHPMGFDSFGLPAEQYAIQTGQHPAITTEQNIATYIEQLKQIGFSYDWSREVRTSDPGYYKWTQWIFMELFRSWYNKDTDRAEPIETLLHKFATNGTTDVNAVCDEETQALQFTAAEWNALSKEQSYEITLKYRLTYLADAVVNWCPALGTVLANDEVKDGVSERGGYPVEQKLMRQWMMRITAYADRLLSGLDTIDWSESLKEQQRNWIGKSVGASVKFQIERSEEREVRSEEKGLAQATPHSSLLAPHSFIEVFTTRVDTIYGVTFMVLAPEHELVPSLTTDAQREAVDAYVQAAKMRSERDRMADTKTVSGVFTGSYCLNPLNNEKVPIFLADYVLAGYGTGAVMAVPSGDARDYGFAKQFGLPIIPVLDAQKDLDQQADNTKEGRYINSGIINGMTYQEATATLIAWLEERGLGRGKVNFRMRDAVFSRQRYWGEPVPVYFKEGGSTGQLPYLIDEADLPLGLPAVDKYLPTETGEPPLGRAEDWKYQGEYEYELSTMPGWAGSSWYWYRYMDPQNPDAFAGPEAIQYWESVDLYMGGSEHATGHLLYSRFWNKFLKDRGYVTQEEPFKKLINQGMIQGRSNFVYRLKGTGSEGVAPVFVSLNKIAGREVTPLHVDVNIVHNDVLDVEAFRASRPDFTQSPDGLPAQFELEDNGTYVCGAEVEKMSKSKFNVVNPDTIVEKYGADTLRMYEMFLGPIEQAKPWNTNGIDGTFRFLRKFWRLFYKDAPAADGQPETGRWIVTDAAPTPAELKVLHKTIKKVQDDIENYSFNTSVSAFMVCVNELTALDCHKRAILSDLVLILSPYAPHICEELWAALGNEPGSVSRASFPVFNPAYLVEDSFEYPIQINGKVRTTISFAVDRAPADIEQAVLADEVVQKWLDGKTPKKVVVVPKRIVNVVL, encoded by the coding sequence ATGGCCGATTACAACCACCGCGAGACCGAACAAAAATGGCGGCAGTTCTGGGACGAAAACCAGACGTACCGTACCGAAACTGACCCCGCCAAACCCAAGTACTACGTCCTCGATATGTTTCCATACCCGTCGGGGGCGGGGCTACACGTCGGTCACCCGCTGGGGTACATCGCGTCGGACATTGTGTCGCGGTACAAGCGGTTGCAGGGCTTCAACGTGCTGCACCCAATGGGCTTCGACTCGTTTGGTCTGCCCGCCGAACAGTATGCTATTCAGACGGGGCAACACCCGGCCATCACAACCGAGCAAAACATTGCCACGTACATTGAGCAGCTAAAACAAATTGGGTTCAGCTACGACTGGAGCCGCGAGGTACGCACCTCTGACCCCGGTTACTACAAATGGACCCAGTGGATTTTTATGGAGTTGTTCCGGTCTTGGTACAACAAAGACACCGACCGGGCCGAGCCCATCGAAACCCTGCTGCATAAGTTTGCCACCAACGGCACCACCGACGTAAACGCGGTTTGTGACGAGGAAACGCAGGCCCTCCAGTTTACGGCCGCCGAGTGGAACGCCCTGTCGAAGGAGCAATCCTACGAAATTACGCTTAAATACCGGCTCACCTACCTGGCCGATGCCGTGGTGAACTGGTGCCCGGCCCTCGGCACGGTACTCGCCAACGACGAAGTGAAAGACGGCGTATCAGAGCGGGGCGGCTACCCCGTGGAGCAAAAGCTGATGCGCCAGTGGATGATGCGCATTACCGCCTATGCCGACCGGCTCCTGAGTGGTCTCGACACCATCGACTGGTCGGAGTCGCTCAAAGAACAGCAACGCAACTGGATCGGCAAGAGCGTAGGGGCCAGTGTAAAGTTTCAGATTGAAAGGAGTGAGGAGCGAGAAGTGAGGAGTGAGGAGAAAGGGCTGGCGCAAGCGACTCCTCACTCCTCACTTCTCGCTCCTCACTCCTTCATTGAAGTGTTCACCACCCGCGTCGATACGATTTACGGCGTGACCTTCATGGTTCTGGCCCCCGAACACGAACTGGTACCCAGCCTCACCACCGACGCTCAGCGCGAGGCCGTTGACGCGTATGTGCAGGCCGCCAAAATGCGGTCGGAGCGGGATCGTATGGCCGATACCAAAACGGTTTCGGGTGTATTTACGGGCAGCTACTGCCTTAATCCGCTGAACAACGAGAAAGTCCCCATCTTCCTGGCCGATTATGTGCTGGCCGGATACGGTACCGGAGCCGTTATGGCCGTACCCTCGGGCGATGCGCGCGACTATGGCTTTGCGAAGCAGTTTGGCCTGCCTATTATCCCCGTTCTCGACGCCCAGAAAGACCTCGATCAGCAGGCCGACAACACCAAAGAAGGCCGGTACATCAACTCGGGTATTATCAATGGCATGACCTACCAGGAGGCCACGGCCACCCTGATTGCCTGGCTCGAAGAGCGTGGTCTGGGCCGTGGCAAAGTGAATTTTCGGATGCGCGACGCCGTGTTTAGCCGCCAGCGCTACTGGGGCGAGCCGGTGCCCGTTTATTTCAAAGAAGGCGGTTCAACAGGTCAGTTGCCGTACCTGATCGACGAGGCCGACCTGCCACTTGGGCTACCCGCCGTAGATAAATACCTCCCTACCGAAACGGGTGAGCCCCCGCTCGGCCGCGCCGAAGACTGGAAATACCAGGGAGAATATGAGTACGAACTGAGCACCATGCCCGGCTGGGCGGGGTCGTCGTGGTATTGGTATCGGTACATGGACCCGCAAAACCCCGACGCCTTTGCGGGCCCCGAAGCCATTCAGTATTGGGAAAGTGTCGACCTGTACATGGGCGGCTCCGAGCACGCAACGGGCCACCTGCTCTACAGCCGTTTCTGGAACAAGTTCCTTAAAGATCGGGGCTACGTAACGCAGGAGGAGCCATTTAAAAAGCTCATCAATCAGGGCATGATTCAGGGCCGGAGCAACTTTGTGTACCGGCTCAAAGGCACGGGCTCAGAAGGAGTAGCGCCGGTTTTTGTGTCGCTGAATAAAATTGCCGGTCGCGAGGTTACGCCCCTGCACGTCGACGTGAATATTGTCCACAATGATGTGCTCGACGTTGAGGCTTTCCGCGCATCGCGGCCCGACTTCACGCAAAGCCCCGACGGCCTGCCCGCGCAGTTTGAACTCGAAGACAACGGCACGTATGTATGCGGGGCTGAAGTCGAGAAAATGTCGAAGTCAAAGTTCAACGTCGTGAACCCCGACACCATTGTGGAGAAGTACGGGGCCGATACGTTGCGGATGTACGAGATGTTTCTGGGCCCTATTGAGCAGGCCAAACCCTGGAACACCAACGGTATCGACGGTACGTTCCGCTTCCTGCGTAAGTTCTGGCGTTTGTTCTACAAAGATGCACCCGCTGCCGATGGTCAGCCCGAAACAGGCCGCTGGATTGTGACCGATGCAGCTCCTACCCCGGCCGAACTGAAGGTTTTGCACAAGACGATCAAAAAGGTGCAGGACGACATCGAAAACTATTCGTTCAATACCTCGGTCTCGGCCTTTATGGTGTGCGTGAACGAACTAACGGCCCTCGACTGCCACAAGCGGGCAATCCTGTCCGATCTGGTGCTTATTCTGTCGCCCTACGCACCTCACATCTGCGAAGAACTGTGGGCGGCTCTCGGCAACGAACCCGGCAGTGTGTCGCGGGCCAGCTTCCCGGTCTTCAACCCGGCGTATCTAGTCGAAGACAGCTTCGAATACCCTATTCAGATTAACGGCAAAGTGCGGACAACCATCAGCTTCGCCGTTGACCGGGCCCCGGCCGATATTGAGCAGGCCGTACTGGCCGACGAGGTGGTGCAGAAGTGGCTCGATGGCAAAACACCCAAAAAAGTGGTGGTTGTGCCGAAGCGGATTGTAAACGTGGTGCTGTAA
- a CDS encoding DUF305 domain-containing protein — MKRLTRIAVWQLIFFFSLSAFAQTANSPLMAPMQQAASKLKSVQVTGDPDYDYVFRMRLLSQGALEMAKVEAQQGADPAAKQKAQAFVDAKQKELADLEALQRQMRPSRPNQAYVQQQSRQIEAIVLKMQPDGVAAKLTGKLDEDFNTLLTEYNRDASDLSRAYLSFGNNASVKAVAQKMVAQ, encoded by the coding sequence ATGAAACGACTAACGCGTATTGCCGTATGGCAACTTATCTTCTTTTTTTCGCTTTCGGCTTTTGCTCAAACGGCTAACAGTCCGCTAATGGCCCCCATGCAGCAGGCGGCTTCGAAATTGAAATCGGTACAGGTGACCGGTGACCCTGACTATGACTATGTGTTTCGGATGCGTTTGCTAAGCCAGGGCGCCCTCGAAATGGCCAAAGTAGAGGCTCAGCAGGGGGCCGACCCGGCCGCGAAGCAGAAAGCACAGGCTTTTGTCGATGCCAAGCAGAAAGAATTGGCTGATCTGGAAGCTTTACAACGTCAGATGCGCCCAAGCCGCCCTAATCAGGCATATGTGCAGCAGCAGAGCCGTCAGATTGAGGCCATTGTACTGAAAATGCAACCCGATGGCGTGGCCGCCAAACTGACCGGGAAGTTGGATGAAGACTTCAACACGCTCCTGACTGAGTACAACCGCGATGCCAGCGACCTCTCCAGGGCGTACCTGAGCTTCGGCAATAATGCGTCCGTAAAGGCAGTCGCGCAGAAAATGGTAGCACAGTGA